One stretch of Tribolium castaneum strain GA2 chromosome 5, icTriCast1.1, whole genome shotgun sequence DNA includes these proteins:
- the ATPsyndelta gene encoding ATP synthase subunit delta, mitochondrial produces the protein MAALRGVSRLLTRRALNTAPKRGYADEMSFTFAAGNQVFYDAQSVRQVDVPSFSGSFGILPKHVPTLAVLKPGVVTVFENDGNVKKIFVSSGTVTINEDSSVQVLAEEAAPVENIDISAAREILSKAQGELSSAATEQARAEASIAIEVGEALVKAAE, from the exons ATGGCTGCATTACGTGGAGTGTCCCGCCTTCTCACCCGTCGCGCCCTCAACACGGCCCCCAAGCGAGGTTATGCTGATGAAATGAGCTTCACATTCGCTGCTGGAAATCAA GTATTTTACGATGCCCAGTCTGTGAGGCAAGTGGACGTCCCCTCTTTCTCTGGTTCGTTCGGTATTTTACCGAAACATGTCCCCACATTGGCTGTCTTGAAGCCGGGGGTTGTCACCGTTTTTGAGAATGATGGCAACGTTAAGAAGATTTTTGTTTCAAGCGGAACTGTTACTATTAACGAAGATTCCTCAGTTCAGGTTTTGGCAGAGGAGGCTGCACCTGTTGAAAACATTGATATTTCAGCAGCTAGGGAGATCCTCAGCAAAGCTCAAGGGGAACTATCCTCTGCCGCAACAGAACAG GCCCGAGCTGAGGCTTCTATCGCTATTGAGGTCGGAGAGGCACTCGTTAAAGCTGCCGAATAA